The Curtobacterium herbarum genome contains the following window.
CCTCATGGCGATCGAGGTCGTCGCGCACCTGCAGCAGGAGCACGCCGACCTGCCGTTCGCGCTCGAGGTCGTCGCGTTCTCCGACGAGGAGGGCACCCGGTTCGGCAAGGCACTGCTCGGCTCCTCCGCGGTCGCCGGGGTCTGGGACGAGTCGTGGTGGGACCTCCGCGACGGCGACGGCACCAGCCTCCGCGCCGCCTTCGAGTCCTTCGGGCTGGACCCGGCCGAGGTCGGGCAGGCTGCCGTCGACCCCGCGTCGCTCGTCGGCTACCTCGAGGCGCACATCGAGCAGGGGCCGTACCTGGAGCAGGCCGACCAGGCGCTCGGTGTCGTCACCAGCATCGCGAGCGCCCGCCGGTTCACCGTGCGCGCGGTCGGCGAAGCCCGGCACGCCGGCGGCACCCCGTACGAACGGCGCCACGACGCCCTGCTCGCCGCCGCCGAGGCCGCGCTGGCCGTCGAGCGGATCTGCCGGACGGAGCAGCACATCGGCACGGTCGGCACGATGGCCGTCGAACCCGGCGCGGTCAACGTCGTCCCCGGCCTGGCCACGTTCGCGGTCGACCTGCGCGGAGAGTTCGACGACGGCCGCGACCGGGTCTGGGACGAGATCGCTGAGGCGTTCCGCGAGATCGGTGCGCGCCGCGGCGTCGACGTCACCCCGACCGAGGTGCACCGGGCGCCCGCGGTGTTCTGCGCCCCGCACCTGATGGACGCCGTCCGCACGGGCATCGTCAGCACCGGCGAACCGGAACCGCTCGAGCTGTTCTCACGAGCCGGGCACGACGCGATGTCGCTCGGCCTGGTCACCGACGTCGCGATGCTGTTCCTCCGCAACCCGGACGGCATCAGCCACCATCCCGACGAGTTCGTCTCCGCAGCGGACGTCGCCCTCGGCCTCGACGCACTCGCCGGAGCGGTCGCGCACCTCGCCGCTGAGCGCCCCGCCACCGCGCACCTGCCCACCGGGCACCTCCCCGCCGGCCCCGGTGCCCGCACGAGCGACACCGCCACGGCGGGGCTCGGGACGGTCCACCCGACGACGACCGGGGTCGACGCATGAGCACCCCCGACGTCCGCGGACGCATCGACGCGGTCTGGGAGCGCCTGTCACCCGCCGAACGCCGGGTCGCCGCGATGATCCGGCACGACCCGGAACTGCTGCTCGTCGGCACCTCGGCGCAGCTCGCCACCGAGTCCGGCACCTCGAAGGCGACGGTCTCGCGACTCGTTCGCTCTCTCGGGTTCCAGGACGCCGCCGAGGTCCGGCAGAACCTCATGTCCGCCCGGGGGACCGGTCTGCCGTGGGCTGCCGAGGACGCCGCCCACGTCGACCAGCGTGCCGTGGAGGCGCGGAACCTCGATGCGGCGTTCGCCTCGCTCGCCCGTGCCGACCGGCCACGCCTCGCCCGGCGGATCGTCCGTGCACGGCGGGTCCTGGTCTTCGGCGAGCGCGGCGCCTACCCGATCGCGCTGCAGCTCCGTGCCCAGCTCGCGCAGGTGCGTCCGGACGTCCGGGTCGGGCCGGCACCGGGCCAGCGTCTGGGGGAGGAGGTCGCCGACCTCGACCGCCGGGACCTCGTGGTCATCGTCACCGTCCGCCGGCACGCCGCCGGGGTCGACCGTGTCGTCCGGCACTGCGTCGGGACCGGCGCGGACGTCGTCGTGATCGGGGACCCGACCGCCGCCGTCATCGCGGCGCCGGCGACCACCGCGGTGCTCTGCCCGGTCGACTCACCGTCGGCGTTCGACTCGTTGGCGGCGTTGTTCGCGGTCGTCGCGGCGATCACGAACGACGTGTACGAGGCCTCCGGGCCGTCGGGTCGCACCCGGGTGGAGGCCGTGGCCAGCGCCTACGACACGCTCGGCGAACTCGCCGGCCCCTGACCGGTGGCGCCTGTCCCTGTCCCTGTCCCCGTCCCCGTCCGCGGACCCGCGAGCTCGGCGGCGAGCAAGCGGTTCCGCTCGCGGATCAACCGCATCAGGTACCGCCGCAGCACCAGCCCCTCGGCGATGCGTCCGAGCACCCCGAACGGTGCCCGGAACGTGATCTCGTCGACCATGCGGGTGCCGGTCGGTGTCGCCTCGAACCGGTGGTGGTGCCGGAACCGGGCGAACGGCCCACGCACCTGTTCGTCGACGAACGCGTGGGGAGCCTCCAGCGCGGTGATCTCGTTCGTCATCCGCCAGACGATCCCGAAGTGGCGGGCACGCCAGGTGACGCTCTCGCCGATCCCGATCAGCCCGTCCGTCGTGCCGGCGATCGCCTGTTCGCCGGTCGCCGCCATCGACCGCAGGTGCGCGCCGATGTCCAGCGACAGGGCGAACGCCCGCTCGGGCGGCACGGGCAGGTCGGTCACGATCCGGAAAGCAGCGCTCACCCCTCGATCCTGGTGCACGGACGGCAGGATGGTCACGTGACCGACGCCGCCCCGACCCCGCTCGACCGTGCCGGGAGGCTCGTCCCCGGTCTCGCGCTCGCCACCGGCATCGCCGTGGTCGCGACCGTCATCGGGCGGTTCCTGCCGGTCGTCGGAGCGCCGGTCAGCGGCGTCGTGATCGGGGCGGTCCTCGGCACCGTGCGGCGTCCGGGACCGCTGTTCCGGCCGGGCATCACGACGGCGAGCAAGACCGTGCTGCAGGTCGCCGTGGTCCTGCTCGGGGCGCAGCTGTCGCTCCTGCAGGTCGCCCGCGTCGGGGTGCAGTCGCTGCCGGTGATGCTCGGCACCCTCGTCGTCTGCCTGCTCGCAGCGTGGGGGATCGGCCGGGCCCTCGGCGTGGTCGGGAACCTGCGGACCCTGATCGGTGTCGGGACGGGGATCTGCGGCGCGTCGGCGATCGCTGCCGTCACCCCGGTGATCGGCGCCGTGTCGATCGAGGTCGCGTACGCGGTGTCGACGATCTTCCTGTTCAACGTGGCCGCGGTCGTCGTCTTCCCCGTGGTCGGGCACGCCCTCGGCATGAGTCAGCACGCGTTCGGGCTGTTCGCGGGCACGGCGGTGAACGACACCTCCTCGGTCGTCGCCGCAGCGAGCACGTACGGTCCGGGTGCGGCGGACTTCGCGGTCGTCGTGAAGCTCGTCCGGACGCTCATGATCATCCCGGTGGTCCTCGGCCTCGCGTGGCTGGTCGGACGTCGGGCGGAGAAGACGGCAGGGGCGCGTACCGGAGACGGGTCGGCGGCCGGAGGCGTGGCACTGGACGGGTCGGCGATCGAGCCCACGGCCGTGCCGCCTCGCGGGAAGTGGTCCCCGCGCCGCGTGTTCCGGCTCGTGCCGTGGTTCCTCATCGGCTTCGTGCTGGTGGCCGCCGTGAACTCCACCGGCGTCATCCCGGGGCCGGTGCACCCGGCGATCGCCACGGTCGCCG
Protein-coding sequences here:
- a CDS encoding YeiH family protein: MTDAAPTPLDRAGRLVPGLALATGIAVVATVIGRFLPVVGAPVSGVVIGAVLGTVRRPGPLFRPGITTASKTVLQVAVVLLGAQLSLLQVARVGVQSLPVMLGTLVVCLLAAWGIGRALGVVGNLRTLIGVGTGICGASAIAAVTPVIGAVSIEVAYAVSTIFLFNVAAVVVFPVVGHALGMSQHAFGLFAGTAVNDTSSVVAAASTYGPGAADFAVVVKLVRTLMIIPVVLGLAWLVGRRAEKTAGARTGDGSAAGGVALDGSAIEPTAVPPRGKWSPRRVFRLVPWFLIGFVLVAAVNSTGVIPGPVHPAIATVAAFLITVALSAIGLSTDVAGFRRAGFRPLVLGGALWIVVSVSSLGLQALTGSI
- a CDS encoding allantoate amidohydrolase, producing MSAAVPAPVASPAARAAADRIVARCDELAAISETAGHITRVYLSPEHARANAVVRTWMQDAGLDTWQDAAGNLHGRTTPSTPDAPVLLLGSHLDTVVDAGRYDGIVGVLMAIEVVAHLQQEHADLPFALEVVAFSDEEGTRFGKALLGSSAVAGVWDESWWDLRDGDGTSLRAAFESFGLDPAEVGQAAVDPASLVGYLEAHIEQGPYLEQADQALGVVTSIASARRFTVRAVGEARHAGGTPYERRHDALLAAAEAALAVERICRTEQHIGTVGTMAVEPGAVNVVPGLATFAVDLRGEFDDGRDRVWDEIAEAFREIGARRGVDVTPTEVHRAPAVFCAPHLMDAVRTGIVSTGEPEPLELFSRAGHDAMSLGLVTDVAMLFLRNPDGISHHPDEFVSAADVALGLDALAGAVAHLAAERPATAHLPTGHLPAGPGARTSDTATAGLGTVHPTTTGVDA
- a CDS encoding MurR/RpiR family transcriptional regulator codes for the protein MSTPDVRGRIDAVWERLSPAERRVAAMIRHDPELLLVGTSAQLATESGTSKATVSRLVRSLGFQDAAEVRQNLMSARGTGLPWAAEDAAHVDQRAVEARNLDAAFASLARADRPRLARRIVRARRVLVFGERGAYPIALQLRAQLAQVRPDVRVGPAPGQRLGEEVADLDRRDLVVIVTVRRHAAGVDRVVRHCVGTGADVVVIGDPTAAVIAAPATTAVLCPVDSPSAFDSLAALFAVVAAITNDVYEASGPSGRTRVEAVASAYDTLGELAGP
- a CDS encoding SRPBCC family protein; this translates as MSAAFRIVTDLPVPPERAFALSLDIGAHLRSMAATGEQAIAGTTDGLIGIGESVTWRARHFGIVWRMTNEITALEAPHAFVDEQVRGPFARFRHHHRFEATPTGTRMVDEITFRAPFGVLGRIAEGLVLRRYLMRLIRERNRLLAAELAGPRTGTGTGTGTGATGQGPASSPSVS